The following are from one region of the Chitinivibrionia bacterium genome:
- a CDS encoding PilZ domain-containing protein, protein MQNNFLPKFTAIVFAILSFAVAQTRPNNHSVAQRFEWHGPSEEIIIGVLIAVAAALSALIIASIVQQKEKKKTISDFVGSQFEQRARNAGLSASEQTLLRNMTKAVAPDMLADVFSSLMIFENAVDVEINKVIRHYRDDTPKALAIADEISFIRKRLGFTYIEEKALESTRNIEFGQEILLYKPYNDVFVGQTRLLSNNELYFEVDLSLLDNYRKDRSESTLVAKITRKQDAIYTIPLTIRSTSINHNTLSFYHTTTLERQQARQYARLPVDILIHCKIIKRADEKAKPGIGEILQDAALIDISGGGLAFNAPASLSPQDIVFLEFTLNQQKFAMKGKIIAISSHESKQNVYYKHRLIFFNPLESDIERIVKFIYEKQREKIQFR, encoded by the coding sequence ATGCAGAACAACTTCTTGCCTAAATTTACTGCTATTGTTTTTGCAATACTTTCTTTTGCGGTCGCTCAAACACGACCGAATAATCATTCCGTGGCACAAAGATTTGAATGGCACGGACCGTCCGAAGAAATAATTATCGGCGTTTTAATTGCCGTTGCCGCCGCGCTTTCGGCGTTAATCATAGCAAGCATAGTCCAACAAAAGGAGAAAAAGAAGACCATCAGCGATTTTGTCGGCAGTCAATTTGAACAAAGGGCAAGAAATGCAGGACTTTCCGCCTCAGAACAAACGCTTTTAAGAAATATGACTAAAGCCGTAGCTCCCGATATGCTTGCCGACGTTTTCAGTTCGTTGATGATTTTTGAAAATGCCGTTGATGTCGAAATAAACAAGGTCATAAGGCATTACAGAGACGACACTCCGAAAGCACTCGCCATTGCCGATGAAATTTCCTTCATCCGTAAAAGACTGGGCTTTACCTACATTGAAGAAAAAGCGCTCGAATCAACAAGAAACATTGAATTCGGGCAGGAAATTTTGCTTTACAAACCATACAACGATGTTTTTGTCGGACAAACAAGGCTTCTGAGCAACAACGAATTATATTTTGAAGTTGACCTTTCTTTGCTTGATAATTACAGAAAAGACAGAAGCGAAAGTACGTTGGTCGCCAAAATCACACGCAAACAAGACGCAATTTATACTATCCCGCTTACTATTCGCTCGACAAGCATTAACCATAACACACTCTCGTTTTATCACACAACCACGCTCGAGAGACAGCAAGCGCGCCAATATGCCCGACTTCCTGTAGATATACTTATTCACTGTAAAATAATAAAGAGAGCGGACGAAAAAGCAAAACCCGGTATCGGCGAAATCTTGCAGGATGCCGCTCTGATAGACATAAGCGGAGGCGGACTTGCTTTTAACGCCCCTGCTTCGCTTTCCCCTCAGGATATTGTCTTTTTGGAATTTACTTTAAATCAACAAAAATTTGCAATGAAGGGAAAAATCATCGCAATTTCCTCACACGAGAGTAAGCAAAACGTATATTATAAGCACAGATTGATATTTTTTAATCCGTTAGAAAGTGATATTGAGCGGATTGTTAAATTTATTTACGAAAAACA
- a CDS encoding FliM/FliN family flagellar motor switch protein, which yields MAANSMNMLLDVPLGISVQLGQTNMSVRQLLKLKKGKLVRLNRLSGEAVDVFVGGKLLAKGEVTVENNQICVRIGTLYSSSEKFKQL from the coding sequence ATGGCTGCTAATTCTATGAATATGCTACTTGACGTACCGCTTGGAATATCCGTACAACTCGGACAAACCAATATGAGCGTCAGGCAATTGCTTAAACTTAAAAAAGGAAAATTAGTTCGTCTTAACCGATTGTCGGGTGAGGCTGTGGACGTTTTTGTCGGCGGAAAATTGCTTGCGAAAGGCGAAGTAACCGTCGAAAACAACCAAATTTGTGTGAGAATCGGAACACTGTATTCGTCGAGCGAAAAATTCAAGCAGTTGTAA
- a CDS encoding YIP1 family protein produces the protein MLEKYISIIWAIIKNPYEYFSAEMPKGNSVKDALIFAMIIGSLAFFAFMVVSAPTASMQEIAWAAKISLLIFMPALIVMNLYVSAFFVHLAIFFFVPKRSNFKQTLKVIAYSNATSVLLVVPVIGVFLAAIFNIRAFIFGISAVHNVSALKVFMFFVILPIIILAIFITMVIVLLGATFATLMEQSTLPW, from the coding sequence ATGCTTGAAAAATACATTTCCATAATTTGGGCGATAATCAAAAATCCGTATGAGTATTTCAGCGCCGAAATGCCAAAAGGTAATTCCGTAAAAGACGCGCTGATTTTTGCAATGATTATTGGTTCGCTTGCATTTTTTGCGTTTATGGTGGTAAGCGCGCCGACCGCTTCAATGCAGGAAATAGCGTGGGCTGCCAAAATCAGTTTGTTGATTTTTATGCCTGCGCTTATCGTTATGAATTTGTATGTGTCGGCATTTTTTGTGCATTTGGCGATATTTTTCTTTGTTCCGAAAAGAAGCAACTTCAAACAGACGCTTAAAGTAATCGCTTATTCCAATGCTACAAGCGTTCTTTTGGTAGTGCCCGTAATCGGCGTTTTTTTGGCGGCGATTTTCAACATTCGCGCTTTTATTTTCGGAATTTCGGCGGTTCATAACGTTTCTGCGTTAAAAGTGTTTATGTTTTTTGTAATTCTTCCGATTATTATATTGGCGATATTTATTACTATGGTAATTGTTTTATTGGGAGCGACATTTGCTACCCTTATGGAGCAATCGACTTTACCGTGGTAA
- a CDS encoding methyltransferase domain-containing protein, protein MGWKKKGTWTNDDIVKYYRGNDKAYAMWGPDMHYGYWEKGVKTQRAAARRMNEKLIEKVGGITKDDYVLDAGCGVGGNAVWLAKTFGCKVVGVSIVPEQIETAKKRAAAAGVADLCDFKVMDYMNLTFPDETFTVVMGLESICYADPKSEFIKGVYRVLKKGGRFGMADGFAGKEVDSMQGNDKRVMHRWMDGWKLNNMETLDAWKGFASAAGFAAADYVDVSKIVMPSAWIMVIISGILFFPLHILDKIIELNDYPTDAMFHQFFVLQRGLMAYGIFWATK, encoded by the coding sequence ATGGGATGGAAGAAAAAAGGAACTTGGACTAACGACGACATTGTGAAATATTATCGCGGAAACGACAAAGCTTATGCAATGTGGGGTCCCGATATGCACTACGGATATTGGGAAAAAGGCGTAAAAACTCAGCGCGCCGCCGCAAGACGAATGAACGAAAAGCTTATAGAAAAAGTCGGCGGAATAACAAAAGACGACTACGTTTTGGACGCGGGTTGCGGAGTTGGCGGAAACGCGGTGTGGCTTGCAAAAACATTCGGCTGTAAAGTAGTCGGCGTGAGCATTGTTCCCGAACAAATCGAAACGGCGAAAAAGCGCGCGGCGGCGGCTGGCGTTGCGGATTTGTGCGATTTTAAAGTTATGGATTATATGAATTTGACGTTTCCCGACGAAACTTTCACGGTCGTAATGGGGCTCGAAAGTATTTGCTATGCCGACCCTAAGAGCGAGTTTATTAAGGGCGTTTACCGCGTTCTCAAAAAAGGCGGACGTTTCGGAATGGCGGACGGATTTGCGGGCAAAGAAGTGGACTCAATGCAAGGCAACGACAAAAGAGTAATGCACCGCTGGATGGACGGCTGGAAACTCAACAATATGGAGACGTTAGACGCTTGGAAAGGTTTTGCTTCCGCCGCCGGTTTTGCGGCGGCGGATTACGTCGACGTAAGCAAAATCGTTATGCCGTCTGCGTGGATAATGGTGATTATTTCGGGAATTTTGTTTTTCCCATTGCATATATTAGACAAAATAATCGAACTGAACGACTACCCTACCGACGCTATGTTTCACCAATTTTTTGTGTTGCAACGCGGACTTATGGCTTACGGAATATTCTGGGCGACAAAGTAA
- a CDS encoding Fic family protein: MILKNKLGIENQVELNRAEEKISKQKAKLFFDSGEINKVEVGTFAGLCRIHEFLFGEIYDFAGKIRDVNISKGNFRFVPIMYLEQSLKHIDTMPQKTFDEITEKYVEMNIAHPFREGNGRSARIWLDLILKNELKKVVDWNSIDKEDYLSAMKRSPIKDIEIKHLLKNALTDKADERETYMKGIDVSYYYEGYSEFKIEDL; the protein is encoded by the coding sequence ATGATACTGAAAAACAAATTAGGTATTGAAAACCAAGTTGAACTGAACAGAGCCGAGGAAAAAATCAGCAAGCAAAAGGCTAAACTGTTTTTTGACAGCGGCGAAATCAATAAAGTCGAAGTCGGGACTTTTGCAGGACTTTGCCGAATACACGAGTTTTTGTTCGGCGAAATTTACGATTTTGCAGGTAAAATTCGCGATGTAAATATCTCCAAAGGCAATTTTCGCTTTGTTCCGATTATGTATTTGGAACAATCGCTGAAACATATCGATACTATGCCGCAAAAAACATTTGACGAAATCACCGAAAAATATGTGGAAATGAATATCGCTCACCCGTTTCGCGAGGGCAACGGTCGCTCGGCGCGAATTTGGCTGGATTTAATTTTAAAAAACGAGTTAAAAAAAGTTGTCGATTGGAACAGCATTGACAAAGAAGACTACCTCTCGGCAATGAAACGCAGTCCTATAAAAGACATTGAGATAAAACACCTTTTAAAAAACGCTTTAACAGACAAAGCGGACGAACGCGAAACGTATATGAAAGGCATTGACGTCAGTTATTACTACGAAGGATACAGCGAATTTAAGATTGAGGATTTGTAA
- a CDS encoding S8 family serine peptidase: MNLISKFKAFVLFFVLLVCFVPAATAQDFSGKISPDLLEAMNKAGESDLFDVYLWLTTIDRKAVDEEVEKLTGFTENSFEVDNEEFDLLADLIMGDNDDEDENKAERRREARERFQQNARERERRSQNVDRFITERRRIASREYNNMHRSFGRNHLSNIEVVFQSQLTPMAVIKATRADIMRLARVDNVQSLGLYVEEEYVNNSEEHWLVTDLAISLPNAGADYTRNVMGLRGEDIRIGQFENGIAPREGLLAHVPMTHIGSGLPGANDHAYTVAIVMLSKAGVVPNASLVRGVNQVPTTVRNEGWEAAVLPPHSVHLINQSSALLGQPHAHYTANARWLDYMVANHHVMFVMSTGNENSPTARRMVGNPATAYNILAVGSHWHNNTVSHHDDRFSEFTNHGTSFGLIKPDVLAPGGGGTSYASPYVAGVVAQMLQHIPELRTQAHAVKARILASTDRKVLRGDGQPDVGEVMGQMTPRQGAGVINAVNAVNFGHYAGTLAANANHYEIRIPVQAGDTTQIALSWFMNISATGSTPQDPSSLLTNLDLEVYNSSGTMVGSSRHRINNNQIVRFRSTAGGEYRVRVVRHSQNNTVERFALAFPRVATTDPIPVVFDLDGGAFVSFTPPTTVISSITLPTAAQVSKSGNILTGWRNQGGTTFAPGQTATITSATTFTAQWAPVINVSFVLDGGAYVGGFTPPSEIAANLTLPTAAQVSKSGYSLTGWRNQNNEFFAQGQTITLTASATFTAQWDKIVAISRVRVNSWEAVAQGDIFVPTCLFDGNPATFWHARWSGGSGHTTGESLVDIDFGSLHTISRIEIDRRLISGQNIRSVRMFTHTEQGNVFPNGERIPANFPANVPQTDIDLDFAMTGWTELQNQDREITGLNTPNSVVLTLNTPITARYIRLGITNGTASAADFTQVREIRVFGESGGSTFIRNREILDNRFGILLENAIVSALARISVITPEPATVNMVILDNLGNVVFSADGVGAESARRTYGQVYSINLPQQNNNPIVWNLTNNNGRYVANGTYLILVEAIGISGRRFTYSARIGVNR; this comes from the coding sequence ATGAATTTAATAAGTAAATTTAAAGCGTTCGTATTGTTTTTTGTCTTATTAGTGTGTTTCGTCCCTGCGGCTACGGCGCAGGATTTTTCCGGAAAAATTTCACCCGACTTGCTTGAAGCAATGAACAAAGCGGGCGAAAGTGATTTATTTGACGTCTATCTTTGGCTAACAACCATCGACCGCAAGGCGGTGGACGAGGAAGTGGAAAAACTCACGGGTTTTACCGAGAATTCGTTTGAAGTTGACAACGAGGAATTTGATTTGTTGGCGGATTTGATAATGGGCGACAACGACGACGAGGACGAAAATAAAGCCGAACGTCGGCGAGAAGCGAGGGAACGCTTTCAACAAAACGCAAGAGAACGCGAGCGCAGAAGTCAAAATGTCGATCGTTTTATTACGGAACGCCGCAGAATTGCCAGCCGCGAATATAACAATATGCACCGCAGTTTCGGACGAAATCATTTGAGCAACATAGAAGTTGTATTTCAGAGCCAACTTACGCCAATGGCTGTTATTAAAGCGACAAGAGCCGATATTATGCGACTTGCGCGCGTGGACAATGTTCAGAGTTTGGGTTTGTACGTAGAGGAGGAATACGTAAATAATAGCGAAGAGCATTGGTTGGTTACTGATTTAGCCATAAGTTTACCGAACGCAGGCGCAGATTATACAAGAAATGTGATGGGGCTTAGAGGCGAAGATATTCGTATAGGACAATTTGAAAATGGTATTGCGCCGAGAGAGGGTTTGTTGGCGCACGTTCCTATGACTCATATAGGATCCGGACTGCCCGGCGCCAACGATCACGCTTATACTGTTGCGATTGTAATGCTCAGCAAAGCGGGAGTTGTTCCCAACGCGAGTTTAGTCCGCGGTGTAAATCAGGTGCCGACTACCGTTAGAAACGAGGGTTGGGAAGCGGCAGTGTTGCCTCCGCACAGCGTTCACTTAATAAACCAGAGTTCCGCATTGCTGGGGCAACCTCACGCTCATTATACGGCAAATGCCCGTTGGTTGGACTATATGGTTGCCAATCACCACGTTATGTTTGTGATGTCCACAGGAAATGAGAATTCTCCTACAGCCAGAAGAATGGTAGGTAATCCGGCGACGGCGTACAATATACTTGCCGTCGGTTCGCACTGGCACAATAATACGGTATCCCACCACGACGATAGATTTTCCGAGTTTACAAATCACGGTACATCTTTTGGGCTTATTAAACCGGATGTTCTCGCTCCCGGCGGCGGCGGAACAAGTTATGCCTCGCCATACGTCGCGGGCGTTGTTGCGCAAATGTTGCAACATATTCCCGAACTTAGAACGCAAGCTCATGCGGTTAAAGCAAGAATACTTGCCTCAACCGACAGAAAAGTTTTGAGGGGAGATGGACAGCCCGATGTCGGCGAAGTTATGGGGCAGATGACTCCGCGCCAAGGCGCAGGCGTGATAAATGCGGTAAACGCCGTTAATTTCGGGCACTACGCAGGAACTTTGGCGGCGAACGCAAACCACTACGAAATAAGAATTCCCGTGCAGGCAGGCGATACGACGCAAATCGCGCTTTCGTGGTTTATGAACATAAGCGCTACAGGTTCAACTCCCCAAGACCCAAGCAGTTTGCTGACCAACTTGGATTTGGAAGTTTATAACAGTAGCGGCACAATGGTAGGCTCTTCCCGTCATCGCATAAACAACAACCAAATAGTAAGATTTCGCTCGACAGCAGGCGGAGAATACAGGGTGCGCGTTGTTCGTCATTCTCAAAATAATACCGTTGAGCGCTTTGCACTTGCTTTCCCAAGGGTTGCAACTACCGACCCTATTCCTGTTGTGTTTGATTTGGACGGCGGCGCGTTTGTAAGCTTTACTCCGCCAACAACGGTTATTTCGAGCATTACGCTTCCTACTGCGGCGCAAGTTAGCAAAAGCGGTAATATTCTGACGGGCTGGCGTAATCAGGGCGGTACGACTTTTGCACCCGGTCAAACGGCGACAATTACTTCCGCCACAACATTTACCGCGCAGTGGGCTCCCGTCATAAATGTTAGTTTTGTTTTGGACGGCGGCGCATACGTAGGCGGCTTTACTCCGCCGTCGGAGATTGCGGCGAACCTTACGCTTCCTACCGCGGCTCAAGTTAGCAAAAGCGGTTATTCCTTGACGGGCTGGCGAAACCAAAACAACGAATTTTTTGCACAGGGACAAACCATAACGCTTACCGCTTCCGCGACATTTACCGCGCAGTGGGACAAGATTGTCGCCATTAGCCGCGTTCGCGTAAATTCTTGGGAAGCCGTAGCGCAGGGCGATATATTTGTGCCGACCTGTTTGTTTGACGGCAATCCCGCAACTTTCTGGCACGCGAGATGGAGCGGCGGCAGTGGTCATACAACAGGAGAATCGCTTGTCGATATAGATTTTGGCAGTTTGCATACGATAAGCCGAATTGAAATTGACAGGCGTTTGATTTCGGGGCAGAACATAAGGTCGGTACGTATGTTTACCCATACCGAGCAAGGCAACGTATTCCCCAACGGCGAAAGAATACCCGCCAATTTCCCCGCCAACGTTCCGCAAACCGATATTGATTTGGATTTTGCTATGACAGGCTGGACTGAACTCCAAAATCAAGACCGCGAAATCACAGGTCTTAATACGCCCAATTCCGTAGTGTTAACCCTGAATACTCCCATTACGGCGCGTTATATCCGCCTTGGCATTACGAATGGTACTGCAAGCGCCGCCGATTTTACCCAAGTCCGCGAAATCCGCGTATTCGGCGAGAGCGGCGGCTCTACTTTTATCAGAAACAGAGAAATTCTCGACAACCGTTTCGGCATTCTCTTGGAAAACGCAATAGTTTCCGCCTTGGCAAGAATTTCGGTGATAACTCCCGAGCCCGCCACTGTGAATATGGTAATTTTGGATAATTTGGGTAATGTTGTATTTTCGGCGGACGGCGTAGGAGCCGAGTCAGCGCGCCGTACGTACGGGCAGGTTTATAGCATAAACCTGCCACAACAAAACAATAACCCGATTGTCTGGAATTTAACCAACAACAACGGACGGTACGTCGCCAACGGCACGTATTTAATCCTCGTCGAAGCAATCGGTATCAGCGGTCGAAGATTTACATATTCGGCGCGAATTGGGGTAAACAGGTAG